A single region of the Actinoplanes sp. SE50/110 genome encodes:
- a CDS encoding MerR family transcriptional regulator, which yields MLSIGDFAGLGRVSVRMLRHYDAIGLLPPARVDPHSGYRFYTAEQLLRLNRILALKDLGFSLQQVQSMIEEKVDVGELRGMLRLRRAELAAQLERDNARLALVDARLRMVESEGHMDTTDVILKQVPALRVAALSATALGYDHPSSISENLSPLYPRLLQLMEQAGVAMTGSPIAYYRPAPTGPEDETITVHAAFPIGDAEVGAAGFDVVTLPPVRVAAAVHRGPMAEAFRTGGRIAAWIEDNGFRPVPPGYAREVYLHCPPELAEWLTEMQVPLDGTGNATEGN from the coding sequence ATGTTGAGTATCGGAGACTTCGCCGGCCTGGGCCGGGTGTCGGTGCGGATGCTGCGCCACTACGACGCCATCGGTCTGCTGCCACCCGCCCGCGTCGACCCGCACAGCGGCTACCGCTTCTACACCGCGGAGCAGCTGTTGCGGCTCAACCGGATCCTCGCCCTCAAGGACCTCGGCTTCAGCCTGCAGCAGGTCCAGTCGATGATCGAGGAGAAGGTCGACGTCGGTGAGCTGCGCGGGATGCTGCGGCTGCGGCGCGCCGAGCTGGCCGCCCAACTGGAGCGGGACAACGCCCGCCTGGCCCTGGTCGACGCGCGTCTCCGGATGGTCGAGTCGGAGGGTCACATGGACACCACGGACGTCATCCTGAAGCAGGTCCCGGCGTTGCGTGTGGCGGCGTTGTCCGCCACCGCGCTGGGTTACGACCACCCCTCGTCGATCAGCGAGAACCTGTCCCCGCTCTACCCTCGCCTGCTGCAGCTGATGGAGCAGGCGGGGGTCGCGATGACCGGCTCACCGATCGCGTACTACCGGCCCGCGCCGACCGGTCCCGAGGACGAGACGATCACGGTGCACGCGGCGTTCCCGATCGGCGACGCCGAGGTCGGCGCGGCCGGTTTCGACGTGGTGACGCTGCCGCCGGTCCGGGTGGCCGCCGCGGTGCACCGGGGCCCGATGGCGGAAGCGTTCCGCACCGGTGGACGGATCGCCGCGTGGATCGAGGACAACGGGTTCCGCCCGGTCCCGCCGGGTTACGCGCGGGAGGTCTATCTGCACTGCCCGCCGGAGCTCGCCGAGTGGCTCACCGAGATGCAGGTGCCGTTGGACGGCACCGGAAATGCAACCGAGGGCAACTAA
- a CDS encoding serine/threonine-protein kinase, with product MLSAGHILDNRYRLDERIATGGMGDVWRGTDKVLGRVVAVKVLRTAMLDDPEFAARFYGEARMMAAFRHPGVVEVYDYAEAGDSGGSETVAYLVMAFVEGEPLSVRVKQGPIPVAETLSIVAQAADALHAAHEVGIVHRDIKPGNLIVKPTGAVILIDFGVARSNAMTSMTGLNAIVGTALYMAPEQVAKGNLTPGTDVYALGAVAYHCIAGRPPFDGDNALQVALRHLEDEPDPLPDHVPFEVRELIARAMAKQPADRFATAAEFAEAAYAAVGTPQDWKRLTGTAMIAPRSPIPVSPPPAAPTYAMTRPRMSPAPPPMPAPEPVASGWHTQRGLMVAVIALFVLAGGLGVAFALSGNGEKADANTGGKKDQKPGISQTVEQPFDQVTNGPSAAEPTHKPSARHTKAPVSSTSVSAPASSAPASAGPTSAPPSSKPPVSSPPPDDPTTTTPTATTTTTGPAAGSQ from the coding sequence GTGCTCAGTGCGGGACACATCCTGGACAACCGCTACCGGTTGGACGAGCGGATCGCCACCGGTGGCATGGGTGACGTGTGGCGTGGCACCGACAAGGTGCTGGGCCGGGTCGTCGCGGTGAAGGTGCTGCGCACCGCGATGCTGGACGACCCGGAGTTCGCCGCCCGGTTCTACGGCGAGGCCCGGATGATGGCCGCGTTCCGGCACCCGGGCGTGGTCGAGGTCTACGACTACGCCGAGGCCGGTGACTCCGGCGGTTCGGAGACCGTGGCCTATCTGGTGATGGCGTTCGTCGAGGGCGAGCCGCTGTCCGTCCGGGTGAAGCAGGGCCCGATCCCGGTGGCCGAGACGCTGTCGATCGTGGCGCAGGCGGCCGACGCGCTGCACGCCGCCCACGAGGTCGGCATCGTGCACCGCGACATCAAACCGGGCAACCTGATCGTGAAACCGACCGGCGCGGTCATCCTGATCGACTTCGGCGTCGCCCGGTCGAACGCGATGACCAGCATGACCGGGCTGAACGCGATCGTCGGCACAGCCCTCTACATGGCCCCCGAGCAGGTGGCGAAAGGCAACCTCACGCCCGGCACGGATGTCTACGCGCTGGGCGCCGTGGCGTACCACTGCATCGCCGGCCGCCCCCCGTTCGACGGTGACAACGCGCTCCAGGTGGCCCTGCGCCACCTGGAGGACGAGCCCGACCCGCTGCCCGACCACGTGCCGTTCGAGGTCCGGGAGCTGATCGCCCGGGCGATGGCCAAGCAGCCGGCCGACCGGTTCGCCACGGCCGCCGAGTTCGCCGAGGCGGCCTACGCCGCGGTCGGCACCCCGCAGGACTGGAAACGGCTGACCGGCACTGCGATGATCGCGCCGCGCAGCCCGATCCCGGTGAGCCCGCCGCCGGCGGCGCCCACCTACGCGATGACCCGCCCGCGCATGTCGCCGGCGCCGCCGCCGATGCCGGCCCCCGAGCCGGTCGCCTCCGGCTGGCACACCCAGCGGGGCCTGATGGTCGCCGTGATCGCGCTGTTCGTGCTGGCCGGCGGGCTGGGCGTGGCGTTCGCACTGAGCGGCAACGGGGAGAAGGCGGACGCGAACACCGGCGGTAAGAAGGATCAGAAGCCGGGCATCAGCCAGACCGTCGAGCAGCCGTTCGACCAGGTGACCAACGGCCCGTCGGCGGCCGAGCCGACCCACAAGCCGTCGGCCCGGCACACCAAGGCACCGGTGTCGAGCACGTCGGTCTCCGCCCCGGCCTCGTCGGCGCCGGCCAGCGCCGGCCCGACCAGCGCCCCGCCGTCGTCGAAACCGCCGGTCTCCTCCCCGCCGCCGGATGATCCGACCACGACGACGCCCACCGCCACGACCACCACCACCGGTCCGGCGGCCGGCTCGCAGTAG